The following coding sequences lie in one Cannabis sativa cultivar Pink pepper isolate KNU-18-1 chromosome 5, ASM2916894v1, whole genome shotgun sequence genomic window:
- the LOC133037857 gene encoding probable beta-1,3-galactosyltransferase 8 isoform X1: MKMRGKVFSGKAAFALCIASFLAGSLFTSRTYNWAHQDDNALSLPQPDLSLITRPRDCDNKQQKLVEGKTEDVMDEVTKTHQAIQSLDRTISTLEMELAAARTSHNERSDSLTYNYSTSSTHSISSSSTTKKAFVVIGINTAFSSKKRRDSVRETWMPRGENLKKLEKEKGIVIRFVIGYSATRGGALDKAIEAEEAEHRDFLRLNHVEGYHQLSTKTRLYFSTAVSLWDAFFYVKVDDDVHLNVATLLTTLAKHRFKPRIYIGCMKSGPVLSQKSAKYHEPEHWKFGEEGNKYFRHATGQIYAISKDLASYISINLPILHRYANEDVSLGSWFIGLEVEHVDDRSMCCGTPPDCQWKAQEGNVCVASFDWQCSGICNSVDRMKTVHDSCGEGNSALWSVDI, from the exons ATGAAAATGAGGGGGAAAGTCTTCTCAGGAAAGGCTGCGTTCGCGCTTTGCATTGCTAGCTTTCTTGCCGGTTCGCTCTTCACAAGCCGTACCTATAATTGGGCTCATCAAGATGATAACGCCCTGTCACTGCCCCAACCTGATCTGTCTCTAATAACAAGGCCTCGAGACTGTGATAACAAGCAA CAGAAATTGGTGGAAGGAAAGACTGAAGATGTCATGGATGAAGTTACCAAAACTCATCAAGCTATCCA GTCACTAGATAGAACAATCTCAACACTGGAAATGGAGCTAGCAGCAGCCAGAACAAGCCATAACGAAAGATCAGATTCACTCACATACAATTATAGTACTTCCAGTACTCATAGCATTAGTAGTAGTAGTACTACAAAGAAAGCATTCGTGGTGATCGGAATCAATACGGCATTTAGTAGCAAAAAACGAAGAGACTCAGTTCGTGAAACGTGGATGCCAAGAGGGGAGAATCTAAAGAAGCTTGAAAAGGAGAAAGGGATCGTAATAAGATTTGTGATAGGGTACAGTGCCACACGAGGTGGAGCACTAGATAAAGCCATCGAAGCAGAGGAAGCAGAGCACAGAGATTTCCTGAGGCTGAACCACGTAGAGGGATATCACCAGCTCTCAACCAAGACCCGACTCTATTTCTCCACCGCCGTCTCGCTCTGGGATGCTTTCTTTTATGTCAAGGTGGATGACGATGTCCACCTCAATGTGGCTACCCTTCTAACCACGCTTGCTAAGCACCGATTCAAGCCCAGAATCTACATTGGATGCATGAAGTCTGGCCCTGTTCTTTCCCAAAA GAGCGCTAAGTACCATGAGCCAGAACATTGGAAATTTGGAGAAGAAGGGAATAAGTATTTCAGGCATGCCACTGGTCAAATCTATGCCATATCTAAAGACCTGGCTTCCTATATCTCCATCAATCT GCCCATTTTGCATAGATACGCAAATGAGGATGTGTCATTGGGGTCCTGGTTCATAGGCCTTGAAGTGGAGCACGTCGATGACAGGTCTATGTGTTGTGGGACACCTCCAG ATTGTCAATGGAAAGCACAAGAAGGAAATGTTTGCGTGGCATCGTTTGATTGGCAGTGCAgtgggatatgcaattcagtgGACAGAATGAAAACAGTCCATGACTCCTGTGGAGAAGGAAACAGTGCCCTTTGGAGTGTTGATATATGA
- the LOC133037857 gene encoding probable beta-1,3-galactosyltransferase 8 isoform X2: MKMRGKVFSGKAAFALCIASFLAGSLFTSRTYNWAHQDDNALSLPQPDLSLITRPRDCDNKQKLVEGKTEDVMDEVTKTHQAIQSLDRTISTLEMELAAARTSHNERSDSLTYNYSTSSTHSISSSSTTKKAFVVIGINTAFSSKKRRDSVRETWMPRGENLKKLEKEKGIVIRFVIGYSATRGGALDKAIEAEEAEHRDFLRLNHVEGYHQLSTKTRLYFSTAVSLWDAFFYVKVDDDVHLNVATLLTTLAKHRFKPRIYIGCMKSGPVLSQKSAKYHEPEHWKFGEEGNKYFRHATGQIYAISKDLASYISINLPILHRYANEDVSLGSWFIGLEVEHVDDRSMCCGTPPDCQWKAQEGNVCVASFDWQCSGICNSVDRMKTVHDSCGEGNSALWSVDI, from the exons ATGAAAATGAGGGGGAAAGTCTTCTCAGGAAAGGCTGCGTTCGCGCTTTGCATTGCTAGCTTTCTTGCCGGTTCGCTCTTCACAAGCCGTACCTATAATTGGGCTCATCAAGATGATAACGCCCTGTCACTGCCCCAACCTGATCTGTCTCTAATAACAAGGCCTCGAGACTGTGATAACAAGCAA AAATTGGTGGAAGGAAAGACTGAAGATGTCATGGATGAAGTTACCAAAACTCATCAAGCTATCCA GTCACTAGATAGAACAATCTCAACACTGGAAATGGAGCTAGCAGCAGCCAGAACAAGCCATAACGAAAGATCAGATTCACTCACATACAATTATAGTACTTCCAGTACTCATAGCATTAGTAGTAGTAGTACTACAAAGAAAGCATTCGTGGTGATCGGAATCAATACGGCATTTAGTAGCAAAAAACGAAGAGACTCAGTTCGTGAAACGTGGATGCCAAGAGGGGAGAATCTAAAGAAGCTTGAAAAGGAGAAAGGGATCGTAATAAGATTTGTGATAGGGTACAGTGCCACACGAGGTGGAGCACTAGATAAAGCCATCGAAGCAGAGGAAGCAGAGCACAGAGATTTCCTGAGGCTGAACCACGTAGAGGGATATCACCAGCTCTCAACCAAGACCCGACTCTATTTCTCCACCGCCGTCTCGCTCTGGGATGCTTTCTTTTATGTCAAGGTGGATGACGATGTCCACCTCAATGTGGCTACCCTTCTAACCACGCTTGCTAAGCACCGATTCAAGCCCAGAATCTACATTGGATGCATGAAGTCTGGCCCTGTTCTTTCCCAAAA GAGCGCTAAGTACCATGAGCCAGAACATTGGAAATTTGGAGAAGAAGGGAATAAGTATTTCAGGCATGCCACTGGTCAAATCTATGCCATATCTAAAGACCTGGCTTCCTATATCTCCATCAATCT GCCCATTTTGCATAGATACGCAAATGAGGATGTGTCATTGGGGTCCTGGTTCATAGGCCTTGAAGTGGAGCACGTCGATGACAGGTCTATGTGTTGTGGGACACCTCCAG ATTGTCAATGGAAAGCACAAGAAGGAAATGTTTGCGTGGCATCGTTTGATTGGCAGTGCAgtgggatatgcaattcagtgGACAGAATGAAAACAGTCCATGACTCCTGTGGAGAAGGAAACAGTGCCCTTTGGAGTGTTGATATATGA